The DNA window ACCCGCACGAGTTCTCCGGCGGCATGCGCCAGCGGGCGCTGATCGCCATGGGGCTGGCCTGCCGGCCGCGGCTGCTCATCGCCGACGAGCCCACCTCCGCGCTGGACGTGACCGTGCAGCGGCGCATCCTCGACCAGCTCGCCGCGCTCACGGCGGAGATGGGCACGGCGGTGCTCCTCATCACGCACGACCTGGCGCTCGCGGCCGAGCGGGCGGACGTGGTGGCCGTGATGTACCAGGGCGAGATCGTGGAGACGGGGCCGGCGGCGGAGATCCTGGCCGCGCCCGGTCACGACTACACCAGGCGGCTGCTGCGCGCGGCGCCGAGCCTGTCGTCGGTGCGGGTGGCCGAGCCGCCGGGGCCGCCGCCGGAGGACCTGGTCGTCGTCGAGGGGCTGCGCAAGGTCTTCCCGCTGCGCGGCACGGGCGAGGAGCTGGTCGCGGTGGACGAGGTCTCCTTCCGGATCCCGCGCGGCCGTACGGTGGCGATCGTCGGCGAGTCCGGCTCGGGCAAGTCCACGACCGCCAACCTGGTGCTCGGGCTGGAGGCGGCCACGGCCGGCCGCATCCGCTTCGACGGCACCGACCTGGCCGGGCTGGGGCGGCGCGAGCTGTTCGCCTTCCGCCGCCGGGTGCAGCCGGTCTTCCAGAACCCGTACGCCTCGCTCGACCCCCGCTACACCGTCGAGAAGTCGATCACCGAGCCGCTGCGCGTGCACGGCGTCGGCACCGCCGCCGAGCGCCGCGCGGCCGCCGCCCGCCTGCTGGAGCAGGTGTCGCTGCCGGCCTCGATGGGCGAGCGGCTGCCGCACGAGCTGTCCGGCGGCCAGCGCCAGCGGGTGGCCATCGCGCGGGCCCTCGCCCTGTCGCCCGAGCTGGTGGTGCTCGACGAGGCGGTCTCCGCGCTCGACGTGCTGGTCCAGGCCCAGATCCTGGAGCTGCTCGGCGAGCTGCAGCGCGAGCTGGGCCTCAGCTACCTGTTCATCAGCCACGACCTGGCGGTGGTCCGGATGATCTCGCACCAGGTGCACGTGATGCGGCGCGGGCGGATCGTGGAGAGCGGCACGACGGAGGAGATCTTCGACCGGCCGGCCGACGGCTACACCCGCGAACTGCTGGCCGCCATCCCCAGGGGGAC is part of the Nonomuraea coxensis DSM 45129 genome and encodes:
- a CDS encoding ABC transporter ATP-binding protein, with the protein product MTPLLEIRGLSVAFRTRKQDVTAVRDVSMEILPGQTVAVVGESGSGKSTTAAAINRLLPDNGRITAGEILFEGRDLARASRREMTAIRGAGIGLVPQDPMSNLNPLMRVGDQIAEALEVHGTATGRAARARVLELLDLVGIPDPERRVRQYPHEFSGGMRQRALIAMGLACRPRLLIADEPTSALDVTVQRRILDQLAALTAEMGTAVLLITHDLALAAERADVVAVMYQGEIVETGPAAEILAAPGHDYTRRLLRAAPSLSSVRVAEPPGPPPEDLVVVEGLRKVFPLRGTGEELVAVDEVSFRIPRGRTVAIVGESGSGKSTTANLVLGLEAATAGRIRFDGTDLAGLGRRELFAFRRRVQPVFQNPYASLDPRYTVEKSITEPLRVHGVGTAAERRAAAARLLEQVSLPASMGERLPHELSGGQRQRVAIARALALSPELVVLDEAVSALDVLVQAQILELLGELQRELGLSYLFISHDLAVVRMISHQVHVMRRGRIVESGTTEEIFDRPADGYTRELLAAIPRGTE